A single Ascochyta rabiei chromosome 4, complete sequence DNA region contains:
- a CDS encoding Endothelin-converting enzyme 1 has translation MSEKTPLIPNEARTGAAPRSQRCFPRKIAVRVLCATAAAGLFYYGFPDITSHVGKSKLCLTPACVHAASEILYNLSPNYKELDPCNDFEELVCGGWRDRHDLRADQGDAFTGTIMSENSELLLRHILEAPYPKDSQHSYFSPMQLQTTQKSVDEKNFDKMKAIYDACLDENKIKGLGAEPLLTVLEEIKQAYPKGNAVSLLARYGVTGLIETGTGADDRDPDTVVVSVAAPYSFGLPSKERYEDEKLVEKYRGVAVEVLRALYPDSKEESFSKIIDFEKKLAAASPSTEDREDVTKYYNPMSLDDANKLAPEIDLKGLLHKLVPKHVGVNRVIVMAPDYQKKLSSILSETDSEVVMNYLLWKATQSLSGYIDAEAVKPYKRFVNELAGKDPESTPERWRKCVGHVDDGVGWILSRFFVEKAFSAEAKNFGDTIITDIKTEFAKKLQATKWMDEATTKQAINKVHNIIQKIGYPTESPNIMDPPSLEKYYDLVNVSSSTFFQNALSVRRFAVDDEWSALGKPVDRAKWGMYASTVNAYYNPPGNEIVFPAGIMQFPVFDVNVPAYMSYGAFGSVAGHELSHAFDSTGRHYDEIGNYTDWWSNGTVEAFKERAECFVNQYANFSVPGTDDKPLHVNGRLTLGENIADAGGLSASYQAWKRRSHEKPNQFLPGLEHFTQDQLFFVTYSNWWCGKSRKENAINRIYTDPHAPKWARILGTMANSREFRESFQCKEKKPTCQLW, from the exons ATGTCGGAGAAGACGCCCCTCATCCCAAATGAGGCACGGACAGGAGCAGCCCCACGCTCTCAACGCTGCTTTCCTCGGAAAATAGCTGTGAGAGTTCTCTGtgccactgctgctgctggacTCTTCTACTACGGTTTTCCCGACA TCACATCACACGTTGGCAAGTCCAAGCTATGCTTGACACCAGCATGCGTGCATGCGGCCTCTGAGATTCTGTACAACCTCTCTCCTAACTACAAGGAACTCGACCCTTGTAATGATTTTGAGGAGCTTGTATGTGGTGGCTGGAGGGACCGCCATGACTTGCGTGCCGACCAAGGAGATGCGTTCACGGGTACAATCATGAGTGAGAACTCTGAACTGTTGCTTCGCCACATTCTGGAAGCGCCGTATCCCAAAGATTCACAG CATTCTTATTTCTCTCCCATGCAGCTGCAGACAACGCAGAAATCTGTGGATGAGAAAAACTTCGACAAGATGAAAGCTATCTACGACGCTTGTCTTGATGAGAACAAGATCAAGGGTCTTGGTGCTGAACCACTTCTGACAGTACTGGAGGAGATCAAGCAAGCCTATCCTAAGGGCAACGCCGTTTCTTTACTTGCGAGATACGGTGTAACCGGTTTGATTGAAACTGGAACCGGTGCTGATGACCGCGATCCTGATACTGTCGTGGTATCTGTCGCGGCCCCGTATTCATTCGGCCTGCCTAGCAAAGAGCGCTACGAGGACGAGAAACTCGTCGAGAAGTATCGTGGCGTTGCTGTTGAGGTACTCCGCGCTCTCTACCCTGACTCAAAAGAAGAATCTTTTTCCAAGATCATCGACTTCGAGAAGAAGCTAGCAGCTGCTTCACCTAGCACGGAGGACCGGGAGGATGTCACCAAGTACTACAACCCAATGAGCCTGGATGATGCTAACAAACTCGCTCCGGAAATTGACCTGAAAGGTTTACTTCACAAGCTCGTGCCTAAGCACGTTGGAGTAAATCGTGTCATTGTCATGGCGCCAGACTATCAGAAGAAGCTTTCCTCCATCCTTTCCGAGACTGACAGCGAAGTGGTGATGAATTATCTTCTCTGGAAAGCCACTCAGTCACTTTCAGGATACATTGACGCAGAAGCAGTCAAGCCCTATAAGCGATTCGTCAATGAACTCGCTGGCAAG GATCCTGAATCCACTCCTGAACGGTGGCGCAAATGTGTAGGCCACGTTGATGATGGTGTGGGCTGGATTTTGAGCAGATTCTTTGTTGAGAAGGCTTTCTCTGCCGAAGCTAAGAATTTTGGTGACACAATCATTACTGACATCAAGACCGAGTTCGCCAAGAAACTTCAGGCAACGAAGTGGATGGACGAGGCTACCACAAAGCAGGCTATCAACAAGGTTCACAACATCATTCAAAAGATTGGGTACCCCACTGAGAGCCCAAATATCATGGATCCCCCAAGCCTTGAGAAGTACTACGATTTAGTCAACGTCTCATCCAGCACGTTCTTCCAGAACGCGTTGTCAGTACGTCGATTTGCTGTCGACGATGAATGGTCAGCGCTGGGCAAGCCTGTAGACCGTGCGAAGTGGGGCATGTATGCTTCAACGGTCAATGCCTATTACAATCCACCTGGCAACGAGATTGTCTTCCCGGCTGGCATCATGCAGTTTCCTGTCTTTGATGTCAACGTACCCGCGTACATGTCCTACGGTGCGTTCGGCTCGGTTGCCGGTCACGAACTTAGCCACGCCTTCGACTCCACAGGACGTCATTATGATGAGATCGGCAACTACACTGACTGGTGGAGTAATGGGACGGTTGAGGCGTTCAAAGAACGAGCTGAATGTTTTGTCAATCAGTATGCCAACTTCTCTGTACCTGGCACTGACGACAAGCCCCTCCACGTCAACGGACGCCTGACTCTAGGCGAGAATATTGCTGATGCTGGCGGTCTATCTGCGTCTTATCAGGCGTGGAAGCGTCGCTCTCACGAGAAGCCGAATCAATTTCTTCCCGGTCTGGAGCACTTTACGCAAGATCAGCTTTTCTTCGTCACTTACTCGAACTGGTGGTGCGGCAAATCGCGTAAGGAGAATGCTATCAACAGGATCTACACCGACCCTCACGCGCCCAAGTGGGCACGCATCTTGGGGACGATGGCGAACAGCCGTGAGTTTCGGGAGAGCTTCCAAtgcaaggagaagaagcctACCTGCCAGCTGTGGTAA
- a CDS encoding Imidazoleglycerol-phosphate dehydratase encodes MPRTATLNRDTNETKIQVSINLDGGELQAYEHSDFWAALDKKNLNGEGEKIDKDHASQKSNSQEIAVDTGIGFLDHMIHALAKHAGWSLQIRCKGDLHIDDHHTSEDAFLALGQAFKNALQGSTGLARFGHAYAPLDEALSRAVIDLSNRPYSIIDLGLRREKIGDLSCEMIPHCLQSFAQASGTTLHVDCLRGENDHHRAESAFKALAVAIRHATTVVKQWEGEVRSTKGVLY; translated from the coding sequence ATGCCACGCACCGCCACCCTCAACCGTGATACCAACGAGACCAAAATCCAAGTCTCCATCAACCTCGATGGCGGTGAGCTGCAAGCTTACGAGCACTCCGACTTTTGGGCCGCGCTAGACAAGAAAAACCTCAATGGCGAAGGCGAAAAGATCGACAAAGACCATGCCTCGCAAAAGTCAAACTCCCAAGAAATTGCTGTCGACACCGGTATCGGCTTTCTCGACCACATGATCCACGCGCTGGCCAAACACGCTGGCTGGTCTTTGCAGATCAGGTGTAAGGGCGACCTGCACATCGACGACCACCACACCTCCGAAGACGCATTCCTCGCATTGGGCCAGGCATTCAAGAACGCCCTGCAAGGCTCAACAGGCCTCGCACGCTTCGGCCACGCATACGCACCCCTCGACGAGGCACTGTCACGCGCCGTCATCGACCTGAGCAACAGGCCATACAGCATCATTGACTTAGGGTTGAGGAGGGAGAAGATTGGCGACTTGAGCTGCGAAATGATCCCGCATTGCTTACAGAGCTTTGCGCAGGCGAGCGGAACAACATTGCACGTGGACTGCCTGAGGGGAGAGAACGATCACCACAGGGCTGAGAGCGCGTTCAAGGCGCTTGCTGTTGCCATCCGCCATGCCACGACAGTCGTCAAGCAGTGGGAAGGTGAGGTTAGGAGTACAAAGGGTGTGCTTTATTAG
- a CDS encoding RNA polymerase subunit AC19 gives MPSATEDKVAPKIIDPASEHGDEIDASVDRDRIRVLAGATESAASFQFDGEDHTLGNALRYIIMKNPDVEFCGYSIPHPSETKMNLRIQTYDNVSVYQVLEKGLEDLMNMCDVVTDKFTVERESFVNQMEQ, from the exons ATGCCCTCCGCTACGGAAGATAAGGTTGCGCCCAAGATCATCGACCCTGCATCTGAGCACGGCGACGAGATCGATGCATCAGTAGACCGCGACAGGATACGTGTC TTGGCAGGCGCGACTGAGAGCGCTGCTTCATTCCAATTTGACGGCGAGGACCACACGCTTGGCAACGCGCTGAGATATATCATCATGAAGAA TCCTGATGTCGAGTTTTGCGGTTACTCCATTCCTCATCCTTCAGAAACCAAGATGAACCTGCGCATCCAGACATACG ACAACGTCAGCGTCTATCAGGTTTTGGAGAAGGGTCTGGAGGACCTCATGAACATGTGCGATGTGGTCACGGACAAATTCACTGTCGAGAGAGAGAGTTTCGTCAATCAGATGGAGCAATAG
- a CDS encoding Component of the SF3b subcomplex of the U2 snRNP, with protein sequence MPPIRTARASKKAPPDGFEDLEDTLLEFQNKMKDAENASHEGRKKYEMTWPIFQITHQRSRYIYDMYYEKEAISKQLYDYLLKNGYADAMLIAKWKKQGYEKLCCTRCIQTKETNFRSTCICRVPKGQMKEGQDIQCVNCGCRGCGSSD encoded by the coding sequence ATGCCACCAATCCGCACAGCACGCGCCTCGAAGAAGGCCCCACCTGATGGCTTCGAAGACCTGGAAGATACACTTCTCGAATTCCAGAACAAGATGAAAGACGCCGAGAACGCATCGCACGAGGGCAGAAAGAAGTACGAAATGACATGGCCCATCTTCCAGATCACCCACCAGCGCTCACGATACATCTACGACATGTACTACGAGAAAGAAGCCATCAGCAAGCAACTCTACGACTACCTGCTCAAGAATGGTTACGCAGACGCCATGTTGATTGCGAAATGGAAGAAGCAGGGCTATGAAAAGCTGTGCTGCACAAGGTGCATTCAGACCAAGGAGACAAACTTTAGGTCGACGTGCATCTGTCGCGTGCCCAAGGGACAGATGAAGGAGGGCCAAGATATCCAGTGCGTGAACTGCGGCTGCAGAGGATGCGGTTCTAGTGACtga